The bacterium genome contains a region encoding:
- the accB gene encoding acetyl-CoA carboxylase biotin carboxyl carrier protein, which yields MGERERLDLEEIRAIIRLATEADIAELVVDAPHVKVHVKKTAAAVPPATADAAPPSGATGRAPVPGEEPAARYVPIVAPMVGTFYRAPKPDAPPFVNEGETVQRGQTVCVLEAMKMFNEIPSEVAGRIVRVLAENGAPVEYGQPLFLVDPAA from the coding sequence ATGGGCGAGCGCGAACGGCTGGATCTCGAGGAAATCCGCGCCATCATCCGTCTGGCGACCGAAGCCGACATCGCCGAGCTCGTCGTCGACGCGCCGCACGTCAAGGTGCACGTCAAGAAAACCGCCGCCGCGGTGCCGCCGGCGACGGCCGACGCCGCCCCACCCTCCGGCGCGACCGGCCGCGCGCCGGTTCCCGGGGAGGAGCCCGCGGCCCGCTACGTGCCGATCGTCGCGCCGATGGTCGGGACATTTTACCGGGCGCCGAAGCCGGACGCCCCGCCGTTCGTCAACGAGGGCGAGACCGTGCAGCGCGGACAGACGGTGTGCGTGCTCGAGGCGATGAAGATGTTCAACGAGATTCCGAGTGAAGTCGCCGGCCGCATCGTGCGCGTCCTGGCCGAGAACGGCGCCCCCGTGGAATACGGGCAGCCCCTCTTCCTCGTCGACCCCGCCGCCTGA
- a CDS encoding acetyl-CoA carboxylase carboxyltransferase subunit alpha: MPETPVPSPAGGPAAGPSTSAGEAAARALADVEREIGELRKIPNEQRMDLNAQIAVLEGRAQDLREAIAREPSPWQTVQLARHPDRPRVGDYIAALATEFVELHGDRTSRDDPAIIAGLGWIETPPVGGRRTAALLGHAKGRDTRENIARNFGMPNPEGYRKAIRIMKLAEKLRCPIVTLIDTPGAFPGKEAEERGQSEAIARALLEMARLRVPIVTVITGEGGSGGALAIGVGDAVLMLEHAVYSVISPEGCAAILWRDATRSRDAAASLRITAPDLAAFGIIDEIIPEPAGGAHADREAAAEAVAGAVRRRLALLLDRPAEALLAARYEKFRRIGRVREMDGNGAGQGAAPRA; this comes from the coding sequence GTGCCTGAGACGCCGGTGCCGTCCCCGGCCGGCGGCCCGGCCGCCGGTCCGTCCACCTCGGCGGGCGAGGCGGCGGCGCGGGCCCTCGCGGACGTCGAGCGGGAGATCGGCGAACTGCGCAAGATTCCGAACGAGCAGCGGATGGACCTCAACGCGCAGATCGCCGTGCTCGAGGGCCGTGCGCAGGACTTGCGCGAAGCGATTGCCCGCGAGCCTTCGCCCTGGCAGACCGTCCAACTGGCGCGTCATCCGGACCGGCCCCGGGTCGGCGACTACATCGCCGCGCTGGCGACGGAGTTTGTCGAGCTGCACGGCGACCGCACGAGTCGCGATGACCCCGCGATCATCGCCGGGCTCGGATGGATCGAGACGCCCCCGGTCGGGGGCCGGCGGACGGCCGCCCTGCTGGGCCACGCCAAGGGCCGGGACACCCGCGAGAACATCGCGCGCAACTTCGGCATGCCGAACCCGGAGGGCTACCGCAAGGCGATCCGGATCATGAAGCTGGCCGAGAAGCTGCGGTGTCCGATCGTCACGCTGATTGACACGCCCGGCGCGTTTCCCGGCAAGGAGGCCGAGGAGCGGGGGCAGAGCGAAGCGATCGCGCGGGCGCTGCTGGAGATGGCGCGGCTGCGCGTCCCGATCGTCACCGTCATCACCGGCGAAGGGGGCAGCGGCGGCGCCCTCGCGATCGGGGTCGGCGACGCGGTGCTCATGCTCGAGCACGCGGTGTATTCGGTCATCTCGCCGGAAGGCTGCGCGGCGATCCTCTGGCGGGACGCGACCCGCAGCCGGGACGCGGCCGCATCACTCCGGATCACCGCGCCCGATCTCGCCGCCTTCGGCATCATCGACGAGATCATCCCCGAGCCGGCCGGCGGCGCGCACGCCGACCGCGAAGCCGCCGCCGAGGCCGTCGCGGGAGCGGTCCGGCGCCGGCTGGCGCTCCTGCTGGACCGGCCGGCCGAGGCGCTGCTCGCGGCCCGTTATGAGAAGTTCCGCCGCATCGGACGCGTCCGCGAGATGGACGGCAACGGCGCCGGGCAGGGCGCCGCGCCGCGCGCCTGA
- a CDS encoding DinB family protein encodes MSTPPVNFAYFFDYLVTARARLLGWVRGQPSEVYTRTFPIGLGTIRATLLHTAASEYGYVQRLSGRDYDVKNNPFTAERLPELEPFLTAWDRQRPVTREVLAKLDDPGRPIEYVARFFTPPVRIRTVAGGIAGQLLFHEVHHRAQVMAMLRQAGVKAENLDYSVLMVERLPLA; translated from the coding sequence ATGAGCACCCCACCCGTAAACTTCGCGTACTTCTTTGACTACCTCGTCACGGCCCGCGCCAGGCTCCTCGGCTGGGTGCGCGGGCAGCCCTCCGAGGTCTACACGCGGACGTTCCCGATCGGCCTCGGGACGATCCGGGCGACGCTCCTGCACACCGCCGCCTCCGAGTATGGGTATGTCCAGCGGTTGAGCGGCCGGGACTACGACGTCAAGAACAACCCGTTCACCGCCGAGCGGCTTCCGGAGCTGGAACCGTTTCTCACCGCGTGGGACCGGCAGCGGCCGGTCACGCGCGAGGTGCTCGCCAAGCTGGACGATCCCGGCCGTCCGATCGAGTACGTCGCCAGGTTCTTCACGCCGCCGGTGCGCATCCGCACGGTCGCCGGCGGCATCGCCGGTCAGTTGCTCTTTCACGAGGTGCACCATCGCGCGCAGGTCATGGCCATGCTGCGTCAGGCAGGCGTGAAAGCCGAGAACCTGGACTACTCGGTTCTCATGGTGGAGCGCCTGCCCCTCGCCTGA
- the accC gene encoding acetyl-CoA carboxylase biotin carboxylase subunit, with translation MFKKVLIANRGEIAVRVIRACRELGLRTVAIYSEADRGALHVQMADEAFCVGPAPARDSYLNVPNIMSTAELLNVDAIHPGYGFLAENAHFAEICRDCKITFIGPSPEAIAKMGDKAKARELMRRAGVPVVPGSTGPVLDEAAALAAARSIGYPLIIKAAAGGGGRGMRIVHTADDVRRALAAAHTEAEAAFGDGALYVEKYLEEPRHVEVQILADGRGTTIALGERDCSVQRRHQKLLEEAPSPGVSPRLRRALTRAAVRAAEVAGYANAGTVEFLVDGGEHFYFMEMNTRIQVEHPVTEMVTDVDLVKEQIRIAAGERLAVAREIEPRGHAIECRVNAEDPSREFLPSPGPITAFIPPGGPGVRVDTHAFAGYTMPPHYDSLIAKVIAWGRERDEAVARMLRALGEFEIGGIRTTIPFHLAVLDNAFFRRGEVYVNFVQRRIDLSAIRD, from the coding sequence ATGTTCAAGAAGGTCCTGATCGCCAACCGCGGGGAGATCGCCGTCCGCGTGATCCGCGCCTGCCGGGAGCTCGGCCTCCGGACGGTGGCCATTTACTCCGAGGCCGACCGCGGCGCCCTCCACGTCCAGATGGCGGACGAAGCGTTTTGCGTCGGTCCGGCGCCCGCGCGCGACAGCTACCTGAACGTCCCCAACATCATGAGCACCGCCGAGCTGCTCAACGTCGACGCGATCCATCCGGGCTACGGGTTCCTCGCCGAAAACGCCCACTTCGCGGAGATCTGCCGCGACTGCAAGATCACCTTCATCGGTCCGTCGCCGGAGGCGATCGCGAAGATGGGCGACAAAGCCAAGGCCCGGGAGCTGATGCGCCGCGCCGGCGTCCCCGTCGTGCCGGGCAGCACCGGGCCGGTGCTCGACGAAGCCGCGGCGCTCGCGGCGGCGCGCTCGATCGGGTACCCCCTGATCATCAAGGCGGCGGCCGGCGGCGGCGGGCGCGGGATGCGGATCGTGCACACCGCCGACGACGTGCGCCGGGCGCTGGCGGCGGCGCACACGGAAGCCGAAGCGGCGTTCGGCGACGGCGCGCTGTACGTGGAGAAGTACCTCGAGGAGCCGCGGCACGTGGAGGTGCAGATTCTCGCCGACGGGCGGGGGACGACGATCGCGCTCGGCGAGCGCGACTGCTCGGTCCAGCGCCGGCATCAGAAGCTGCTCGAGGAGGCGCCGTCGCCCGGCGTCTCCCCGCGTCTCCGGCGCGCCCTCACGCGCGCCGCGGTGCGGGCCGCGGAGGTCGCCGGGTACGCCAACGCCGGCACGGTCGAGTTCCTCGTGGACGGCGGCGAGCACTTCTACTTCATGGAGATGAACACGCGCATCCAGGTCGAGCACCCCGTGACGGAGATGGTCACGGATGTCGATCTCGTCAAAGAGCAGATCCGCATCGCCGCCGGCGAGCGGCTCGCGGTCGCGCGCGAGATCGAGCCGCGCGGCCACGCGATCGAGTGCCGGGTGAACGCCGAGGACCCCTCGCGGGAGTTCCTGCCGTCGCCGGGACCGATCACCGCGTTCATCCCGCCCGGCGGTCCCGGCGTGCGCGTCGACACGCACGCCTTCGCCGGATACACCATGCCCCCGCACTACGACTCGCTGATCGCCAAGGTGATCGCGTGGGGCCGCGAGCGCGATGAGGCGGTCGCCCGGATGCTGCGCGCGCTGGGGGAGTTCGAAATCGGCGGGATTCGCACGACGATTCCGTTCCACCTCGCCGTGCTCGACAACGCGTTCTTCCGCCGCGGCGAGGTCTACGTCAACTTCGTGCAGCGGCGCATCGATCTGAGCGCGATCCGGGACTAG
- the glpX gene encoding class II fructose-bisphosphatase — MEHALILDAVKVTEAAAIAAGRHMGEGDTNRTDQAAVTAMRDMLADLPIHGRVVIGEGERDQAPMLFIGEDVGAGQGIAVDIAVDPVEGTNLVARGLPNAIAMLAIAERGGILHAPDIYMEKLVVPPQAAGKVDLRWPPQRNLQVLAECLRRRIEDITVVILDRPRHADLIGAVRTAGARIKLISDGDVAPAISAAVSGTAVHAVMGIGGAPEGVLTAAALRCLGGEIQGRFWYRNDAERLRAREMGITDPERIFRTDELCPGGNLLFAATGITDGDLFRGVRYFGGGVRTHSVVMTAETRQVRFVDTIHVHDPSRVGVIRL, encoded by the coding sequence ATGGAGCACGCGCTCATCCTCGACGCGGTGAAGGTGACCGAGGCGGCGGCGATCGCCGCCGGCCGTCACATGGGTGAAGGCGACACGAACCGGACCGACCAGGCGGCGGTCACCGCGATGCGGGACATGCTGGCCGACCTGCCGATCCACGGGCGCGTGGTGATCGGCGAGGGCGAGCGCGATCAGGCCCCGATGCTGTTCATCGGCGAGGACGTGGGGGCCGGCCAGGGGATCGCCGTCGATATCGCGGTGGACCCCGTCGAGGGCACCAACCTGGTGGCCCGGGGGCTGCCGAACGCGATCGCGATGCTCGCGATCGCGGAGCGCGGCGGGATCCTGCATGCGCCGGACATCTACATGGAAAAACTGGTCGTGCCGCCGCAGGCGGCGGGGAAGGTCGACCTGCGCTGGCCGCCGCAGCGCAATCTGCAGGTGCTCGCCGAGTGCCTCCGGCGGCGGATCGAAGACATCACCGTGGTGATCCTGGACCGTCCCCGGCATGCCGATCTGATCGGCGCCGTGCGGACCGCGGGCGCGCGCATCAAGCTCATCTCGGACGGTGACGTCGCGCCGGCGATCTCCGCCGCGGTGTCGGGGACGGCGGTGCACGCCGTGATGGGGATCGGCGGCGCTCCGGAGGGCGTGCTGACGGCGGCCGCGCTGCGGTGCCTCGGCGGCGAGATCCAGGGACGATTCTGGTACCGCAACGACGCCGAGCGGCTGCGCGCCCGCGAGATGGGCATCACCGATCCGGAGCGCATCTTCCGGACCGACGAGCTCTGCCCCGGCGGCAACCTGTTATTCGCGGCGACCGGCATCACGGACGGCGACCTCTTCCGCGGCGTCCGCTACTTCGGCGGCGGCGTCCGCACGCATTCCGTCGTCATGACCGCCGAGACCCGGCAGGTGCGCTTCGTCGACACGATCCACGTGCACGATCCGAGCCGCGTGGGGGTCATCCGGCTATAG
- the argS gene encoding arginine--tRNA ligase, with translation MASVTQELRRLVADAIARAAAAGAIPAPSGDLPAFEVEPPRDPRHGDYAANVALMLAGPLGRPPREIASAVTRHLAVPSPELRAAEVAGPGFLNLHVAPAFVHRWLRRVPREDRRFGWTDAGGGRRVLVEYVSANPTGPLHVGTGRNGAVGETIARLLEALGYAVAREYYVNDYGTQVDTLALSVEARYLEALGRPAAFPEDGYQGDYVREIAARLVEEQGPRLADRPPEERLPVVRETALRLMLEQIRATLEAFGVTFDRWFSERTLHESGAVERCLDDLRRRGVVYEEDGALWFRSTQFGDDKDRVVVRRDGRPTYFAADIPYHLDKYARGFEHLIDVWGVDHIGDTARVNGGLAALGHDPATLEFVIYQHVRLRNEGEVVRMSKRRGEFVTLGELIDAVGRDAARFFFVMTSPSVPMDFDFALAARQSQENPVYYVQYAHARIASILREADRLGVPRPEAETTDLSPLDTSEEWGLAKRIVALPDVVQAAGTRREPQRLCAYARDLAEAFHVFYGQRRVLTDDAAVTAARLVLVDAARRVLRNTLDLVGVDAVERM, from the coding sequence ATAGCGTCCGTCACACAGGAACTGCGGCGGCTCGTCGCGGACGCGATCGCCCGCGCCGCCGCGGCCGGCGCCATCCCGGCGCCCTCCGGGGACCTGCCCGCGTTCGAAGTCGAGCCGCCCCGCGATCCGCGCCACGGCGACTACGCGGCCAACGTGGCGCTCATGCTGGCGGGCCCGCTGGGGCGGCCGCCGCGCGAGATCGCCTCGGCCGTGACGCGCCATCTCGCAGTACCGTCGCCGGAGCTTCGGGCCGCCGAGGTCGCCGGCCCGGGCTTTCTCAATCTCCATGTGGCGCCCGCGTTCGTGCACCGGTGGCTGCGCCGGGTCCCTCGGGAGGACCGCCGCTTCGGATGGACCGACGCCGGCGGCGGCCGGCGGGTGCTGGTGGAATACGTCAGCGCGAACCCAACCGGGCCGCTGCACGTAGGAACGGGACGCAACGGAGCGGTGGGCGAGACGATCGCCCGCCTGCTGGAGGCGCTGGGCTACGCGGTGGCGCGGGAGTACTACGTGAACGACTACGGCACCCAGGTCGACACGCTGGCGCTGTCGGTCGAGGCCCGGTACCTCGAGGCGCTCGGGCGGCCCGCGGCCTTTCCCGAGGACGGCTATCAGGGCGACTACGTCCGGGAGATCGCCGCGCGCCTCGTCGAAGAGCAGGGTCCCCGGCTCGCGGACCGGCCGCCCGAGGAGCGGCTGCCGGTGGTGCGTGAGACCGCGCTGCGCCTCATGCTGGAACAGATCCGCGCGACCCTCGAGGCGTTCGGGGTCACGTTCGACCGGTGGTTCAGCGAGCGCACGCTCCACGAAAGCGGCGCCGTGGAGCGGTGTCTGGACGACCTGCGGCGCCGCGGCGTCGTGTACGAGGAGGACGGGGCCCTGTGGTTCCGCTCGACGCAGTTCGGCGACGACAAGGACCGCGTCGTCGTGCGGCGCGACGGGCGGCCGACCTACTTCGCGGCGGACATCCCGTACCACCTCGACAAGTACGCGCGCGGCTTCGAACACCTCATCGACGTCTGGGGCGTGGACCACATCGGCGATACGGCGCGGGTCAACGGCGGCCTCGCAGCACTCGGGCATGATCCCGCCACGCTCGAGTTCGTCATCTACCAGCACGTCCGACTCCGCAACGAGGGTGAAGTCGTGCGGATGAGCAAACGCCGTGGCGAGTTCGTGACCCTCGGCGAGCTCATCGACGCGGTGGGCCGCGACGCCGCGCGGTTTTTCTTCGTGATGACGAGCCCGTCGGTGCCGATGGACTTCGATTTCGCCCTGGCGGCGCGCCAATCGCAGGAAAACCCTGTATACTATGTTCAGTACGCGCATGCCCGCATCGCGAGCATCCTGCGTGAGGCGGACCGGCTGGGCGTGCCCCGGCCGGAGGCCGAGACGACGGATCTCTCGCCGCTGGACACATCCGAAGAGTGGGGTCTTGCCAAGCGGATCGTCGCGCTGCCCGACGTGGTGCAGGCGGCCGGCACACGGCGCGAGCCGCAGCGGCTGTGCGCGTATGCGCGGGACTTGGCCGAGGCGTTCCACGTGTTCTACGGGCAGCGCCGGGTGCTCACGGACGACGCCGCGGTGACGGCGGCGCGGCTGGTGCTGGTCGATGCCGCGCGGCGGGTGCTGCGGAACACCCTGGACCTCGTGGGCGTGGACGCCGTCGAGCGCATGTAG
- a CDS encoding trypsin-like peptidase domain-containing protein, translating into MATTTPGGTPAGREKRTRGRFGYAAGVVWVLAALVVGTGFGGLVLPQYLHPVFSSQAAPQAPAPQQPAAPPPATTAPAPSAPAPAGPAPAPGLTQEENVVINVVRRVRPSVVNIDTEAQVQTVFGVFPQQGAGSGVIVRPDGYILTNNHVVQGAQTIKVTLLSGKVLSGKIVGTDPIADLAVIKVSSPEPLPAARLGSSRDLQVGQLAIAIGNPFGLGSTVTTGVVSALNRNIQLPNLIVENLIQTSALINPGNSGGALVDSAGEVVGVNTAIIPNAQGIGFAIPSDLARAEMQQLISYGRVIRPWVGVEYGGDLDAQTAQAYHIGVQHGVIVRRVEQSSPAAKAGIAAGDIITAVGGAQVNSWSDFVRDVINRKIGDTVTLTVVRGTATRRVPVVLTEHPAEPK; encoded by the coding sequence ATGGCGACAACGACACCGGGCGGGACGCCCGCCGGGCGGGAGAAGCGCACCCGCGGACGCTTCGGCTACGCGGCGGGCGTGGTGTGGGTCCTCGCGGCCCTCGTCGTGGGGACGGGGTTCGGCGGCCTCGTCCTTCCGCAGTATCTGCATCCGGTCTTTTCATCGCAGGCCGCGCCCCAGGCCCCGGCGCCGCAGCAACCGGCGGCGCCTCCGCCCGCTACGACGGCCCCGGCGCCGTCCGCGCCCGCACCGGCCGGTCCCGCGCCGGCGCCCGGGCTCACGCAGGAAGAGAACGTCGTCATCAACGTCGTCAGGCGGGTGCGGCCGTCGGTGGTCAACATCGACACCGAGGCGCAGGTCCAGACGGTCTTCGGCGTGTTTCCGCAGCAGGGCGCCGGGTCCGGCGTGATCGTGCGGCCGGACGGCTACATCCTCACGAACAACCACGTGGTGCAGGGCGCGCAAACGATCAAGGTGACCCTGCTGAGCGGCAAGGTGCTCAGCGGCAAGATCGTCGGGACGGATCCGATCGCCGATCTGGCCGTGATCAAGGTGTCGTCACCGGAGCCGCTGCCGGCCGCGCGGCTCGGTTCCAGCCGCGACCTGCAGGTCGGCCAACTGGCCATCGCCATCGGCAACCCGTTCGGTCTCGGCAGCACGGTGACGACCGGCGTGGTCAGCGCGCTCAACCGCAACATCCAGCTGCCCAACCTGATCGTGGAGAACCTGATCCAGACGTCCGCGCTGATCAATCCGGGCAACAGCGGCGGGGCGCTCGTGGACAGCGCCGGCGAGGTCGTCGGCGTCAACACCGCGATCATCCCGAACGCGCAGGGCATCGGCTTCGCGATTCCGAGCGACCTGGCGCGCGCCGAGATGCAGCAGCTGATCTCCTACGGCCGCGTCATCCGGCCCTGGGTCGGCGTGGAGTACGGCGGCGACCTCGACGCGCAGACGGCGCAGGCGTACCACATCGGCGTCCAGCACGGGGTGATCGTCCGCCGCGTCGAGCAGAGCTCGCCGGCAGCCAAGGCCGGCATCGCCGCGGGCGACATCATCACCGCCGTGGGCGGCGCGCAGGTCAACAGCTGGAGCGACTTCGTGCGGGACGTCATCAATAGGAAGATCGGCGATACCGTGACCCTCACCGTCGTGCGCGGGACGGCCACCCGCAGGGTCCCCGTCGTCCTGACCGAGCACCCGGCGGAACCGAAGTAG
- the accD gene encoding acetyl-CoA carboxylase, carboxyltransferase subunit beta, giving the protein MLNWLSRPKVASSGRREIPAGLWIKCPRCAGLNYRRELERAFRVCPKCGYHYRLSAPERLALVLDAGSFQEFDGDLAPDDPLAFVDEKPYPERIDEAQRRTGLPEAVLSGTGTIEGAAAVVAAMEFAFLGGSMGSVVGEKIARAAERAAATRSPLVVFSASGGARMQEGTLSLMQLAKTSVALARLAETGVAFISVLCDPTTGGVAASFAFQGDVVLAEPGALIGFAGRRVIEQTIRQKLPEGFQTSEFVFEHGLLDRIVPRAELRATLGRLLRLCGAPIDPARAGGRASAGWTVSAEAAGGAPPAPLGDAGDDVANAGETDGEARPGA; this is encoded by the coding sequence GTGCTGAACTGGCTGAGCCGGCCGAAGGTCGCCTCGTCGGGACGCCGCGAGATCCCCGCGGGCCTCTGGATCAAATGTCCCCGCTGTGCCGGCCTCAACTACCGGCGCGAGCTCGAGCGCGCCTTCCGCGTCTGCCCCAAATGCGGGTACCATTACCGGCTCTCGGCGCCGGAGCGGCTCGCGCTCGTGCTGGATGCCGGGTCGTTCCAGGAGTTCGACGGGGATCTGGCGCCGGACGACCCGCTCGCCTTTGTCGATGAAAAGCCGTATCCGGAGCGCATCGACGAGGCCCAGCGGCGGACGGGGCTGCCGGAAGCGGTGCTCAGCGGCACGGGCACGATCGAAGGCGCCGCGGCGGTGGTGGCGGCGATGGAGTTCGCCTTCCTCGGCGGGAGCATGGGCTCGGTGGTGGGGGAGAAGATCGCCCGCGCGGCCGAGCGGGCGGCCGCCACGCGCTCCCCGCTGGTCGTCTTTTCCGCCTCGGGCGGCGCGCGGATGCAGGAAGGCACGTTGTCTCTGATGCAGCTCGCCAAGACCAGCGTCGCGCTCGCGCGGCTGGCGGAGACCGGCGTGGCGTTCATTTCCGTGCTCTGCGATCCCACGACCGGCGGCGTCGCCGCGAGCTTCGCGTTTCAGGGCGACGTCGTGCTGGCCGAGCCCGGCGCCCTCATCGGGTTTGCCGGCCGCCGCGTCATCGAGCAAACCATCCGGCAGAAGCTCCCGGAGGGCTTCCAGACGTCGGAGTTCGTGTTCGAGCACGGGTTGCTGGACCGGATCGTGCCCAGGGCCGAGCTGCGGGCGACGCTCGGGCGCCTCCTGCGCCTGTGCGGCGCGCCGATCGACCCCGCGCGGGCCGGCGGCCGGGCATCGGCGGGCTGGACGGTTTCCGCCGAAGCCGCCGGCGGTGCCCCGCCGGCGCCCCTCGGCGACGCCGGGGACGACGTCGCGAATGCGGGAGAGACAGACGGCGAGGCGCGGCCGGGTGCCTGA